A genomic window from Gossypium hirsutum isolate 1008001.06 chromosome D12, Gossypium_hirsutum_v2.1, whole genome shotgun sequence includes:
- the LOC107946559 gene encoding probable UDP-arabinopyranose mutase 2 yields the protein MAEPSTISPAPLLKDELDIVIPTIRNLDFLEMWRPFFQPYHLIIVQDGDPSKTIKVPEGFDYELYNRNDINRILGPKSSCISFKDSACRCFGYMVSKKKYIYTIDDDCFVAKDPSGKDINALEQHIKNLLCPSTPFFFNTLYDPYRAGADFVRGYPFSLREGVPTAVSHGLWLNIPDYDAPTQLVKPLERNTRYVDAIMTIPKGTLFPMCGMNLAFNRELIGPAMYFGLMGDGQPIGRYDDMWAGWCTKVICDHLGLGVKTGLPYIWHSKASNPFVNLRKEYKGIYWQEELIPFFQSVTLPKDCTSVQKCYIEISKQVKAKLGKVDDYFNKLADAMVTWIEAWDELNPSGAKSAELSNGASK from the exons ATGGCCGAACCCTCTACCATTTCACCAGCTCCCCTCTTGAAAGATGAGCTCGACATAGTCATTCCAACCATTCGGAACTTGGACTTTTTGGAGATGTGGAGGCCCTTTTTCCAGCCTTACCATCTCATCATTGTTCAAGATGGCGATCCTTCCAAAACCATCAAGGTTCCGGAGGGCTTCGACTATGAGCTTTACAATAGGAACGATATCAACAGGATTTTGGGTCCTAAGTCTTCTTGTATCTCTTTCAAGGATTCTGCTTGTCGCTGCTTTGGTTACATGGTTTCCAAGAAGAAGTACATTTATACCATTGATGATGACTGCTTT GTTGCGAAAGATCCATCCGGCAAAGACATTAACGCACTGGAGCAGCACATAAAGAACCTTCTTTGTCCATCTACTCCGTTTTTCTTCAACACTCTCTATGACCCGTACCGAGCTGGTGCAGATTTCGTTCGTGGGTACCCATTCAGTCTCCGCGAAGGTGTTCCCACTGCCGTTTCTCATGGCCTCTGGCTCAACATCCCGGATTATGATGCACCAACTCAGCTTGTCAAGCCTCTTGAGAGAAACACCag GTACGTTGATGCTATTATGACAATACCGAAGGGAACCCTCTTTCCCATGTGTGGTATGAATCTGGCATTCAACCGTGAATTGATCGGCCCTGCTATGTACTTTGGACTCATGGGTGATGGTCAGCCTATTGGTCGATACGATGATATGTGGGCTGGCTGGTGTACCAAG GTCATATGTGATCACCTCGGACTGGGAGTGAAGACAGGATTGCCTTACATTTGGCACAGCAAAGCGAGCAACCCGTTTGTGAATCTTAGGAAAGAATACAAAGGAATTTACTGGCAAGAAGAGTTGATCCCGTTCTTCCAGTCTGTTACCCTTCCTAAGGACTGCACCTCGGTTCAGAAATGCTACATCGAAATCTCCAAGCAGGTCAAGGCAAAACTAGGCAAGGTAGATGACTACTTCAACAAGCTGGCTGATGCTATGGTGACCTGGATCGAAGCATGGGATGAGCTGAATCCATCTGGTGCAAAATCCGCCGAGCTGTCCAATGGTGCTTCGAAGTAG